GGGCGCCTTCAGGAAGCCGGGCGTGACCGCGTTCTCGTGGTGTCCGGTGACCCCGCGGTCGCGCAGCGTGCCCTGGGCCACCGAGGTGATCCAGTAGGCGAGGTCGCACTCCTCGGGGCCGAGGGTGAGTTCCTTGGCGCCGTCCAGCAGACCGGGCGCCTTGTCCCAGTCCGCCTCCGGAGCTACGGGTGCGGTCATGATGCGGCGGCCTCCTTAGCCGGGCGCAGGGAGCCGGCGTACAGCCCGCCGGCGTAACTGAACAGGGGGAGCCCGTCGTCCGCGGTGGCCCGCACCACGTGTCCGAGCAGCAGTTCGCTGTCCCCGGCCGCGTGCGCGGAGTGGAACCGGCAGACGTAGTGGGCGAGCGCGCCCGCGATCAGCGGGGCGTGCGCGTACCGGTCCGCCGTCCAGGCCAGGCCCGCGAAGGCCGCGTCGCCGTCCGGCCGGCCGCTGTCGGCGAACCGCCGGGCCACGTCGGCCTGGTCGCCCGCGAGCACGTTGATCGCGAACCGGCCCTCGGCGGCGGCCAGCCGGGCGAAGGACGACCCCGCCCGCAGGACGACCCCGACCAGCAGGGGCGAGCGCGAGACCAGGGTCACCGTGCTCGCGGTGGTGCCGTGCGTCCGGTCCTCGGGGCCGGTGGTGAGCACCGACACCGGCGACGCCAGGTGGTACAGCGCCCGGCGGCGTTCGGCCGGGTCCTGCCGGACCGGACGGCGTACGTCCGTGGCCGTGGTCATCGCACGGCCTCCTTCTCCCGTACGACCGTCCGCGCCGCCGGGACGTGCCCGACCGGCACCGGGTCCATGGCGTGGCCCACCGGCTTGGGGTGGGGCAGGCCCAGGTCGTCCAGCAGCCGCAGGTAGCCCTCCTGGCGCACCGGCTCGAAGGGCAGTGCGAAGGACTTCATGAAGTTGCCGAACAGGCCGCGGTCGCCGAACAGGTGGAACGGCAGCACCAGCAGCGCCCACTCCGGCTTGACCAGCCAGCACCACAGCGCGGCCACCGCGCCCTGCGTGATGAGGCTGTGCATGACGTTGTAGAGGACGTAGTACGCCTTGTGGATCGGCCGGCCGCCGCTCTTCTTGAACGCGATGGCACCGGGGATGTAGCCGATCAGGTCGATGTAGAGGAACAGTCCGAGCGCGGGCAGCCAGCGGATGTCGCCGAAGTGGTAGACGATCATGCCGGTGGTGACGGCGAGGCCCACCAGGTACTCGGCGCGGTGCAGCGAGTACGTGCGGGGTGTCTCGAAGGGGTTCGCCTGGTCCATGGTCAGCTCCTCGGCGATCCCTAGGCGCCGACGGCGGCGGGCTCGGTGAGTTCGATCCCGCCCTGGATGCGCACGGCCGGGTACAGGCCGGTCAGCGCCCAGGCGACCGTCTCCTTGATGACCCGCTCGGCGATCGGGTCGAGGATCCCCTCCAGGCTCGGGATCCCGAAGTCGAAGTCGGCGTCGAAACGCACGGCGACGTCCTGTCCGGACTGCCGGAAGGTCCAGGTCCCGGTGAAGGAGTCGAAGTCGCCGTCGGACTGCTCGAAGCGGATCTCCCCGCTCTCCGGCAGCACGGTGTCGTCCTCGGTCCAGCGCAGCAGGCCGCTGCGGAAGTGCAGCTCCCAGCTGGAGGAGGGGTTCGGGTCGGGGTAGGAGGAGTGCACGGTGGTCGCGTTGACGTGGGGTGCGAGGTCGGGGTACCTCTCCCAGCGCCGTACGGCGTGCAGGACCGTTTCAGCCTGCTCCGCGGGTATCAGGGCATCGAGTTCGACGTGCCGCACGATCAGTTACCGCCTTCCGGCATCTTGGCCGCGCCCTTGATGAGGTCGCGAGTGGCCAGGTCGAAGGAGTTGACGAGGAAGTCCACGTCGGTGTCGTCCAGCACGGCGGGCGGCGTGAACCGCACCACCGAGCTGCCGTTCATGGAGTGGTTGGCGACCACACCGTGGTTGAACAGTTCGATCAGCAGCTCGCCGGCGAGGCCCGCCTCGACCAGCTCCACGCCGATGAGCAGCCCCTGGCCGCGCACGTCCACCACGAGCTCGGGGATGTTGCGGTGGGCGACCTCCGCGATGCGCGGCAGCAGCCGGGCGCCGAGGTCCATGGCCCGGGTCACCAGGCGCTCCTCCTTGACGGCCCGGATCGCGCCCTGCACCGCCGCCATCAGCACCGGCTGGCCGGAGAAGGTGGCGGTGTGGACGTAGGGGTCCTTGTCGAAGGGGCGGAACGCCTTGCGGGTGGCGACGGCCGCCGACACCGGCATCACGCCGCCGCCGAGCGCCTTGCCGGTGAGCAGGACGTCGGGGACGACGCCCTCGACGTCGGCGCCCCACCACTCGCCCAGCCGTCCGAAGCCGGACTGCACCTCGTCGAGGATCAGGAAGCCCTCGTACTCGCGGACCAGTTCCTCGACCCGCTTGAGGTAGCCGCGGGGCGGGATGATCACGCCGCCCTCGCCCTGGACCGGCTCCAGGATCACGCACAGCTCGCCCGGGTGGGCGCGCAGTTCGGCCTCCAGGGCGTCGGCGTCACCGAACGGCAGGTGCTGGAAGTCGGGGATGAGCGGGCGGAACGGCGCCTGGTAGACGTCCTTCGCGGTCGCCGACAGCGCACCCAGGGTCTTGCCGTGGTAGCCGCCGCGCATCGAGACGGTCCGCTTGAAGCCGCCCGCGCGGGCCAGCTTCAGGCCGGTCTCCACCGCCTCGGCGCCGGACAGCGCGAAGTGCACGCGGTCCAGGCCGGCCGGCAGCACCGACACCAGCGCCTCGGCGGCGCGCGCCACCGTCGGCTCCAGCAGGATGCGGGTCGCGGTGGGGTGGGTGCGCAGCTGGCGCTCCACCTCCTCCATCACGATCGGGTGGCGGGCACCCATGATGAAGACGCCGTAGCCGCCCGCGTTCAGGAAGCGCTCACCGTCGCTGGTGGTGAGCCAGGCGCCCTCGGACGCCACCTCCATGTGGCTGCCGAACAGCTCGGCGAGGGTGGCCCGGCCCTTGCTCAGGTGGGCCCGGTACAGGTTGAGGATCTCCGCCTCGTCGTCGACGGCGGTCGCCGGCGCCGGCGAGTCCTGAATGACGGTCACGTGTGGCTCACTCCAAAAGGTCGGGTGGGGGGAAGCGCCCCGAAGGGGCGCGGGGCCCTGTCGATGTGCGGCTACCGCCGCGTGGGCGCGACCAGCCACAGCCGGCCCGCAGAAGCCCACTCAGCTCCGCCTGCCGAGCTCTAGGCCAGAACCAGCGGCCCGCCGCCGAAGTAGGCGAGCAACGGCTCCGAGGCGGCGATCCGGGACGGCGGGTGGAACGCCAGCGCCCGAGTAGCGGCGGCGACCTGCGCACTGGCCGGGTTGTTGATGAACTCGAGGCCGCCCAGCAGCTCCAGGGCCCGTCCGACGATGTCCGGCAGCGCGTTCTGCACCGCGTACCGGGCGACCAGCACCCGGGCCACCGACTCCTCGTCGCCCGGCTCGGCGCCCGTGCCGCGGGCCACGCCCTCCAGCAGGGCGAGCGCCGCCTCCATGTCGACGGCGAGCGCGGCCCGCTCCTCGACACTGCCGCGCTTGCGCTCCACCACCTGCTCCACGAGGGCGGCGGCGCTGCCCGCGTAGCCGGCCGAGATCAGCATCTCGAACCAGACGAACCCGGCCGACTGGAGGTCGTCGAGGCGCGTCGGGTCGTCGGCGCCGGCCCGTACGACCATGTCGGCCGGGACGAACACGTCCTCCAGGCGCACCTCTTCGCTCTCGGCGCCGGCCAGCAGGTCGTTGCCCCAGAAGTCGTGCACGGACAGGCCCGGCGCGCCGGCGGGCACCAGCGCGAGCGCCAGCTCGGGCTCGCCGCCCTCCTCGCCGTGGATGGCGATCGACGCCGTCAGCAGGCTCATGGAACGGGACAGGCTG
Above is a genomic segment from Streptomyces collinus Tu 365 containing:
- a CDS encoding type II toxin-antitoxin system RatA family toxin is translated as MRHVELDALIPAEQAETVLHAVRRWERYPDLAPHVNATTVHSSYPDPNPSSSWELHFRSGLLRWTEDDTVLPESGEIRFEQSDGDFDSFTGTWTFRQSGQDVAVRFDADFDFGIPSLEGILDPIAERVIKETVAWALTGLYPAVRIQGGIELTEPAAVGA
- a CDS encoding acyl-CoA dehydrogenase family protein, with amino-acid sequence MRSLDAARTVCERFHPGLLKELEQIPYTERERPGSPVIDLFRIHGGVGLLIPEAYGGHGAAPLEALRVQLALGAVSPSLVAAVSMHHFTAAMLYSLAVKSGRLTGAQTELLHRIVPEQQVMASGWAEGRTAQNILKPAVTARPVEGGFLLSGSKKPCSLSRSMSLLTASIAIHGEEGGEPELALALVPAGAPGLSVHDFWGNDLLAGAESEEVRLEDVFVPADMVVRAGADDPTRLDDLQSAGFVWFEMLISAGYAGSAAALVEQVVERKRGSVEERAALAVDMEAALALLEGVARGTGAEPGDEESVARVLVARYAVQNALPDIVGRALELLGGLEFINNPASAQVAAATRALAFHPPSRIAASEPLLAYFGGGPLVLA
- a CDS encoding flavin reductase family protein encodes the protein MTTATDVRRPVRQDPAERRRALYHLASPVSVLTTGPEDRTHGTTASTVTLVSRSPLLVGVVLRAGSSFARLAAAEGRFAINVLAGDQADVARRFADSGRPDGDAAFAGLAWTADRYAHAPLIAGALAHYVCRFHSAHAAGDSELLLGHVVRATADDGLPLFSYAGGLYAGSLRPAKEAAAS
- a CDS encoding aspartate aminotransferase family protein; its protein translation is MTVIQDSPAPATAVDDEAEILNLYRAHLSKGRATLAELFGSHMEVASEGAWLTTSDGERFLNAGGYGVFIMGARHPIVMEEVERQLRTHPTATRILLEPTVARAAEALVSVLPAGLDRVHFALSGAEAVETGLKLARAGGFKRTVSMRGGYHGKTLGALSATAKDVYQAPFRPLIPDFQHLPFGDADALEAELRAHPGELCVILEPVQGEGGVIIPPRGYLKRVEELVREYEGFLILDEVQSGFGRLGEWWGADVEGVVPDVLLTGKALGGGVMPVSAAVATRKAFRPFDKDPYVHTATFSGQPVLMAAVQGAIRAVKEERLVTRAMDLGARLLPRIAEVAHRNIPELVVDVRGQGLLIGVELVEAGLAGELLIELFNHGVVANHSMNGSSVVRFTPPAVLDDTDVDFLVNSFDLATRDLIKGAAKMPEGGN